CATTAGTAAATCTTTGAAATCCGGAAAACGCGTTTTGTTTGAAGGCGCGCAAGGCACGATGTTGGACATCATGCACGGCACGTATCCATTCGTGACAAGCTCTTCAACATTGTCCGCTAATGCGTGTGCAAGTGCAGGTATTGGCCCGATGAACATTCAAAAAGTCATCGGCGTTTTCAAAGCCTACACGACACGTGTAGGAAGCGGCCCCTTCCCAACGGAATTGCACGACGAAATCGGCAAGAAGATCCAAGCAGACGGTCACGAATTCGGCTCGACAACAGGGCGTGCACGTCGCTGTGGTTGGTTGGACTTGGTCGCTTTGAAATACGCGATTCGCGTGAATGGCATCACGAACTTGGCAATGATGAAATTGGATGTTCTCACAGGTCACGATCGCATTGGTGTTTGTACAGCGTATAAGCTCAATGGCGAAATCATCACAGAACTTCCGACATCTCCGTATGAGTTGGAAAAAGTAGAACCTGTGATCGAGTGGATTCCTGGTTGGACTCAAGATTTGACGAAAGTAAAAACACTTTCTGATCTTCCACGCCCAACAACAAACTACATCGATTATCTTGGCTCACAACTGGGTACACCGATTGACGTAATTTCTGTCGGCCCGGGCCGCGAACAGACATTGTGGGTCAAACCTTTGTTCAATAATTAAGCACAGTTACGCTCTTTCTTCGAGGCTTTGCACACAGCTTAAGCAAAGCCTCGAAAACCTCAAAAAAATCTTCAAAATTTTTTAAAAAACTGCAAGAAATCGTATTGACTTTGTCCCCCTCTTACTACAAATTAGCACTTCCTAAACGGACAGTGGTTCGCTAGCTCAGCTGGTAGAGCACTTCACTTTTAATGAAGGGGTCGATGGTTCGAATCCATCGCGAGCCACCATTTTAGTCTGTTTTATGTTCCTGCACGTTCCCATCGTCTAGGGGCCTAGGACACCTCCCTTTCACGGAGGATACAGGGGTTCAAATCCCCTTGGGAACGCCAAATTTGTAACTAAAAATAAAAAACCCGAATCGAAAGATTCGGGTTTTTTATTTTTACTCACAGTCTGTGTTTCCCAAGGGGACTTGAACTTAAAAGGTCGGCGCAAAAAAAATAAATCTCAAAGCTCGCGGCACGCGGCGTGCGCCGACACAGGGGTTCCTCGCCCTAGCAGGATGCTAGCGCGAGGGTGCCGAAGGCAGGGCGAAGCCCCGAGGCACAGGAAGTGCCGAGCCCCAATCCCCGCGAATCCACGCCAAAGCGAGTTGCAAGCGAAGCGAGCAACAAGCCAGCCCCACCAACCTACTTCCTCCGCAAACAAAACCGGCAAACCTCGCCACCCCTTGCGATGCAACTCTCCAACTTCACACTCATCCCGCCCGAAGCCTGTTCGATAAAGCGAATATCAAAGCGACAAAGCTCCGGATGCTCTTTCGCGACCGAATGATAAACACAATTCGTCGCTTCAATCACAGCACCCTTGCGCAAATCACTTTGCTTCAAAGAAGCCCGATACCCCAATTCATTAAGCGCT
This region of Bdellovibrio sp. 22V genomic DNA includes:
- a CDS encoding adenylosuccinate synthase, giving the protein MAGIVVVGAQWGDEGKGKLIDVFSEKADMVVRYQGGANAGHTLVVNGQKTILHLVPSGILRPDTTCVIAPGVVIDVFGIRDEIKKLKDSGLLQNPKQLMISDTATIILPYHKALDAAREASLSDGKIGTTGKGIGPAYEDRASRRAVLFGDIFDKNTLRAKIELALREKNFMLENYYKTNGFKLDDIMADLAKVAEELAPYRTKDSSLFISKSLKSGKRVLFEGAQGTMLDIMHGTYPFVTSSSTLSANACASAGIGPMNIQKVIGVFKAYTTRVGSGPFPTELHDEIGKKIQADGHEFGSTTGRARRCGWLDLVALKYAIRVNGITNLAMMKLDVLTGHDRIGVCTAYKLNGEIITELPTSPYELEKVEPVIEWIPGWTQDLTKVKTLSDLPRPTTNYIDYLGSQLGTPIDVISVGPGREQTLWVKPLFNN